In Marinomonas posidonica IVIA-Po-181, a single window of DNA contains:
- a CDS encoding sugar ABC transporter ATP-binding protein: MTIERKPILTLQNICKSFGQTEVLHGIDLEVYSGEVVALLGENGAGKSTTSNIIAGGFHQSSGDMTWLGESYSPNSPREAINSGLVLIHQELRLLEHLSIAENVFIGRWPSKLGMISRKEMEARAQAQIKRLGLNIPASSLVRGLSTANQQLIEIAKALALDAKLLILDEPTAALGGAETELLFEQIKRLKEDGVGIIYISHRLEEIRKVADRLVVMRDGNTVEKFDSGDVPVRTIVESMVGRDLNQMFPLIPVPKEETGIEVKHLSSPNGAFQDINFSVKKGEIFGIAGLIGAGRTEMVRAITGADPIATGQVFLNGKDVTPKTPTRSIENGVVLVPEDRKLQGLVLDHSIEDNIAYANLSTISKLGFISPSRIKDYAKTAIERFGVKGVGGQNADEMSGGNQQKVILAKWLAKDPKVVVLDEPTRGIDVGARSSIYEIIVELANKGIAVIVVSSDLEEVLGISNRIMVMAEGKMTGILDRQNANDVSVMELATAFG, encoded by the coding sequence ATGACGATTGAACGAAAGCCGATACTGACTCTGCAAAATATTTGTAAAAGCTTCGGTCAGACAGAAGTCTTACACGGTATTGATCTGGAGGTTTACTCCGGAGAGGTTGTGGCATTGTTAGGTGAGAATGGCGCTGGTAAATCAACCACCTCCAATATCATTGCAGGCGGTTTTCACCAGAGTTCTGGCGACATGACATGGTTGGGCGAGTCATACTCGCCCAACAGCCCACGAGAAGCAATCAACTCAGGTCTTGTGCTTATTCATCAGGAACTGCGATTACTAGAGCACTTATCGATTGCGGAAAATGTGTTTATTGGTCGCTGGCCAAGCAAGTTGGGAATGATCAGTCGTAAAGAGATGGAGGCACGAGCCCAAGCCCAGATTAAACGGTTGGGGTTGAACATTCCTGCCTCTTCTTTGGTACGTGGACTCTCCACAGCAAATCAGCAGCTTATTGAAATTGCCAAAGCGTTAGCATTGGATGCAAAGCTATTGATCTTAGATGAGCCTACGGCAGCCCTTGGTGGTGCTGAGACAGAATTGTTATTCGAGCAAATTAAGCGGTTAAAAGAAGATGGTGTAGGGATCATTTATATTTCTCATCGTCTGGAAGAAATTCGTAAAGTGGCGGATCGTCTTGTGGTGATGCGCGACGGCAATACGGTTGAAAAATTTGACAGTGGTGATGTGCCGGTCAGAACGATTGTTGAAAGCATGGTCGGACGAGATCTTAACCAAATGTTCCCGCTTATCCCAGTACCGAAAGAGGAGACAGGCATAGAAGTGAAACATTTGTCTTCACCTAATGGCGCTTTTCAAGATATCAATTTCTCAGTGAAAAAAGGGGAAATATTCGGCATTGCAGGTCTTATTGGCGCAGGCCGAACGGAAATGGTTCGCGCGATAACGGGAGCGGACCCCATAGCAACAGGCCAAGTTTTCTTGAACGGTAAGGATGTGACCCCGAAAACGCCAACCCGCTCCATTGAGAATGGCGTAGTGTTGGTGCCGGAAGATAGAAAGCTTCAGGGCTTAGTGTTAGATCACTCTATTGAAGACAATATCGCCTATGCGAATTTATCGACTATTTCCAAGCTAGGCTTTATCAGTCCTAGTCGAATTAAAGATTACGCCAAGACCGCTATAGAACGTTTTGGTGTTAAGGGGGTCGGTGGGCAAAATGCTGATGAAATGTCAGGTGGCAACCAGCAGAAAGTCATTTTAGCAAAATGGTTGGCGAAGGACCCGAAAGTCGTGGTGTTAGATGAACCTACCCGAGGTATTGACGTAGGAGCTCGATCATCTATCTACGAAATTATTGTGGAGCTAGCGAACAAAGGTATTGCCGTCATTGTGGTGAGTTCGGATCTTGAAGAAGTGCTCGGCATTTCTAATCGCATCATGGTTATGGCTGAAGGCAAGATGACCGGCATCCTGGATCGTCAAAATGCGA
- a CDS encoding ABC transporter permease: MLRSRLGASFSLSGSTGPLIGLLLLCAFLSFSTESFFSIRNFVNILDQITVLGILAVGMTFVILIGGIDLSVGSVLALCGMVMGFLAKELGWPMEAAILTALIAAGLAGVVSGILIAFFRVPAFIATLAMMSAARGLANMVSDGHQIISFPIWFNLMAVIRYGGVITITVAIMFTVFAISWAYLKFTSGGRSLYAIGGNAEVARLAGIKVKLHTVGVYVFAAVLSGIAGILLGARLDSVQPQAGVSYELDAIAAVVIGGTSLSGGTGSLVGTIIGVLIIGVLRNGLNLLGVSPFMQQVVIGLVIALAVSIEALKKK; the protein is encoded by the coding sequence ATGTTGCGAAGCCGTCTTGGTGCATCGTTCTCATTGAGTGGTTCTACAGGCCCGTTAATTGGTTTGCTACTGCTTTGTGCTTTTCTTTCTTTTTCGACTGAGTCGTTCTTTTCAATACGCAATTTTGTCAACATTCTTGATCAAATAACGGTTTTAGGCATTCTTGCTGTCGGTATGACGTTTGTCATTCTGATTGGTGGCATCGATCTTTCGGTAGGTTCTGTTCTTGCATTATGCGGGATGGTTATGGGGTTTCTTGCTAAGGAACTCGGTTGGCCGATGGAGGCCGCTATTTTGACCGCATTAATTGCAGCAGGTTTGGCTGGGGTGGTTTCAGGAATACTGATCGCTTTTTTCCGAGTACCTGCGTTTATTGCGACTTTGGCCATGATGTCAGCAGCACGAGGTCTGGCAAATATGGTGAGTGATGGTCATCAAATTATCAGCTTTCCAATTTGGTTTAACCTAATGGCCGTTATTCGGTACGGCGGTGTCATCACCATCACGGTTGCCATTATGTTTACCGTTTTTGCCATTAGTTGGGCGTATCTTAAATTCACCTCTGGTGGGCGCAGTCTTTACGCCATTGGTGGTAACGCGGAAGTTGCACGACTTGCAGGCATTAAAGTCAAGTTACACACAGTGGGGGTCTATGTTTTCGCCGCAGTCCTATCCGGTATTGCTGGTATCTTGCTGGGCGCTAGATTGGATTCTGTGCAGCCGCAGGCGGGGGTTTCCTATGAGCTCGATGCGATTGCAGCGGTTGTTATTGGAGGAACAAGTTTATCTGGGGGAACAGGCAGCCTAGTCGGCACCATTATTGGTGTATTAATCATTGGTGTGCTACGAAACGGGCTTAACCTACTGGGCGTTTCTCCTTTTATGCAACAGGTTGTTATTGGTTTAGTGATCGCGTTGGCGGTATCCATTGAAGCATTAAAGAAGAAATAG
- a CDS encoding sugar ABC transporter substrate-binding protein, translating into MKIKKLIVMCAFTTSVISVGASAAEIEKIGLAVPNLSANYFIQIKESVEEYATKKGIKVITVNANDDSSTQVSQVQDLMTQNIDAFLYIPAGAAAATVPPRLARRAGIPVVNLDRNAETEPGDTFIAGEGIKSAYKVCNHIIDLAGGKGEMIIIHGQKGVTPEVNRTKGCEQAIAENPGVKLVANQWSERWSQDEGFSIAQNLLQAYPKVNLIFGQADGLAMGASKAVAASGLNHRIFVGGYDGDTGALLAIKKGVFDVTATQSTRSMGRLAVDSAIKLAAGGQVPKEQIIDAVLTTSANVDAFIADHP; encoded by the coding sequence ATGAAAATCAAAAAACTGATAGTAATGTGTGCCTTCACCACTTCTGTTATTTCCGTAGGAGCGAGTGCCGCTGAAATCGAAAAAATTGGTTTGGCGGTACCGAACCTTTCGGCTAATTATTTTATTCAAATTAAAGAATCGGTTGAAGAATATGCCACAAAAAAGGGTATCAAGGTTATTACCGTTAATGCGAATGACGACAGTTCGACGCAAGTGAGTCAAGTGCAAGACTTGATGACGCAAAATATAGATGCTTTTTTATACATACCCGCTGGTGCCGCTGCTGCCACTGTGCCACCGCGATTGGCTCGTAGAGCAGGGATTCCTGTTGTGAATTTGGATCGCAATGCTGAAACAGAGCCAGGTGATACGTTTATTGCAGGGGAAGGCATTAAGTCCGCTTATAAAGTGTGTAACCACATCATTGACCTTGCTGGCGGTAAGGGCGAAATGATCATCATCCATGGTCAAAAAGGCGTCACGCCTGAAGTCAATCGTACCAAAGGTTGTGAACAAGCGATCGCTGAAAACCCAGGTGTGAAATTGGTTGCGAATCAATGGAGTGAACGTTGGTCGCAGGATGAGGGCTTCTCTATTGCGCAGAACTTGTTGCAGGCTTATCCAAAAGTGAATTTGATTTTTGGTCAGGCGGATGGCCTTGCTATGGGAGCCTCTAAAGCGGTTGCGGCTTCTGGCCTTAATCACCGAATTTTCGTTGGTGGTTATGATGGTGATACCGGTGCGTTACTGGCGATTAAAAAAGGTGTGTTTGATGTCACCGCGACTCAAAGTACGCGATCTATGGGGCGTTTGGCCGTTGACTCTGCGATTAAGCTTGCTGCTGGAGGTCAGGTTCCAAAAGAGCAGATTATCGATGCTGTTTTAACAACGTCTGCCAATGTGGATGCGTTTATTGCTGATCACCCTTAA